Below is a genomic region from Leucobacter exalbidus.
CGCCACTTCAGTTATTTCAGTTGCTTCAGTTGCTTCAGTTGCTTCAGTCGAGGGTGATTGCCCTGCCCCAGGTGGTCGATCAGGGGATGGCCCATCGGGGGTTTCAGGCCCACCTGTCCCCTCACCCGGGGGATCTGGCCTGAATCTCACCGCACTCTCGGGTATATCCTCATATTTCCGTCCCGTAGGACTCGTCCACGTATACACGCCATTCTGGTCTTGGATCACTTCCCAGGGAGTGGCGTGTTTAAGGGTATGGTGTCGGCGACAGATGTGGCCCAAATTGTCACTGCTCGTCGCCCCACCCAGAGCCGCATCAATGGTGTGATCAATGTCGCATTTTCGTAACGGCATGCGACACCCAAAGAACCGGCAATGCTGATCCCTCGCCCCCAAGAACCTTCGCAACTCTGCCGAGGGCCGATACGTGTCCACGGTGATGATGGTGCCCGTCTCCGCATCCACCTTCACCTGTTCCCAGCTACTGGTCGCGCAAGCCAGGTCTTTCGCGGTATCAGTATCGATGGGACCGTACCCCGCAAGCGAAGCCGGGTGACCCCTGTCACTTCCCGCCGTGTCTTCGGTCGCAGTTCCCGTGGTGGCCCCGGTCGCCTCTTCGGTCGCCGTCCCAGTGGCGGTTCCCGTGAGCCGGGTGATCGGCACGATCACCTGCACCCGCGCCGTGATACCACCCATCGGGGTGCCCGTCGTCATCGTCTTCAAGGGATCACTCACCAACAACATGTCACACAACAGATCGGCACGCACCTGATCCGTGGTGCGGGTATCCACAATCTCGGGAGATCTTGTCTCCCCGGATTCGCTCACACCGTCCTCGGGTGCCGCGGCTTCTCCCCCAGCACCGCCCTTACCGGCGGTGTCGCCGAAGGTTTCGGTATTACGGTTCGCGATGATGTGGTGGGAAAGCTGATCAACCTTGTCCTTGATGCCATGCGCGAGGGCTGCGGGGAGATGGGCGATCAGATCAGCCATCCCGTCTTCCCGGTCAATCACCATCACGTTGCGGCCCGCACACGCCCGCTCGTGACGTTCATCGATGGTCACTTCGGCACATCGCTCGGCCAGTTCCTTCACGATCGGGCGCACCCGCCCCACCGTTTCCGCCTCCGCCAACTGCAATGCTTCCCGCTCATACTTCTCGCGCCGCTTCGCGTCGGTAATAATGACGCCCGCATCCACGATCGCGCGCACGTGCCCTTCAGATACCCGGCCCGCGGCCAATGCCCGGTATGTGCCGGGGTAGTCGGTGATGAGGTCGGTCGCGCGCTCCATTTTCGCGGCCACTGTGCGATCTGATTCATGTACCGCGGCCCCGATATCTGTGTGGACCATGCGGTAAGCCATCGCTTGGCTCTTCGCGAGCGAACGACCCGACTGCACCCCGTGGGGAATGCACTGCGCGATCCCCTCAGCAATCGTCGACCCTGCCTGAAGGAGAAGTGCTTCGGCTGCTTGCAGGGAACTGATTTGCGCACGCACTGCCTGGATTCCTGACACGACGTTATCGAGTGCAGCGAGCAACTCCGTCGGTGGTTCCAGCAGTGAGAACTTCATGTAAACATTGTCTCAGGGACCCCCGACATTCAACTTCGATGGGGCGTTCTGCCGCGAGAATCCGCGGAATACGGGCGGTCAAGGACCTCAGTAACCAACGCCCGGCACCAACAACTGACAAACTGAAATTCAAACTTCAAATCTCAGTTTGAAACTTTAAATTACAGTTTCGAAGTTCAAATTACAGTTTTCTGTTTCGGTCGGGTCAACCACCCGGCATACGGTATTTCAGCGCCCCTGACCACTGGTCATTTCCACTTCGCCACCTGAAAGCGCTCGCTTTAACGCACAATCGGAGCTGTCCCGGCGAGAATCTCAACTCTTCGTGCAGTTCTCGCAAGCTTGCTTCCCCGCGCTGGCGAATTATCCCGAGAACTAGAGCCTCGTTTTAAAGTTCAAATTCAAACTTTAAATTGCGGTTTCACAGTTTCAATTGCAGTTTCACATTTGAGCGATTTTACGTCTCATCGCAGCGAATGTCTGTGGCATGCGCCAGACTGAAACCGTGAACATCTCGTCGTATGCGCTTGAGATCGTCAAGCAGGTCACTCCCCGCCTCGCGGTCGAGGAGGCGATGAGGTATGTGGCTCGGCAGCAGGTCGAGCTCACCCGCGTGGTTCGGTCGGGCAAACAGCTCTCCGCGCACGTACTTATCTCGGCGCTCAGCGGCGAGGAATCCGTCGAGATCAGCATCTTCGCCGATAACAGCATCGATTACACCTGCTCCTGCCAGGTTCAGCACCTCTGCGCGCACACCGCAGCCGGCCTACTGGTGCTCATTGCCGAGCACGGCACCGCGAGCTCACCTCGCACCCCGGCATCGACCGCCGAGGCAGTACCCAGCATGCCAGACGTAGACCGCTCACGATCACGGTCACTTGCAGGGCCAGGCTCCGGGCTATCGCGCCTCCAGCGCACCCAGCCACACCTGCCACCCCCGCCCCCACCACTGCCCGCTTGGCAGCGCGAGCTCGATCGCATTCTGCCGGGGGCACAGCGCGCCGCGCAGACCGAACTCTGCCTGTTCCTCACCGTTTTGCCCGCCGACCGGTCAGAGCATCGCCGCTTCGCTGCCCCCGGCCTTTCTCTGCGCCCCGGAGTGCGTGGCAGCCGCAACAAATGGATTCGAGGGAATGCCCGCTGGAGCAGCCTCGAGCACTTGGGTGCTTCACGTGAAACAACCCGAGCGTTCTTGCGGTTGCGGCGAGCGCTTGAGCTATCTGGCCTCTATTACTGGAGTGAGCACGACTGGATTGATGTGCTCGAGGTTGCTGGCGCCGATCTGTGGCCCGCGCTGCAAGATCTTCATGCCGCGGGAATCCCCATCGTCTCGGCGGGGAAGGCGCAGCATCAGGTCGAGTTTGTCCCCGAGATGGCCCAGATTTCGGGGTCCATCGTGCGCAGGGAGCACGGTCTCGAGATCACGGCGACGCTGCAGCTTGGTGATGATCAGATCGACGAGCGCACCGATGACACCTTTTGGTGGGTGGGTGCGCCCAGCACCGCGTTTGCCCTCGTTGCCGACGCTGCGGGGCCCACCGAGCACATCACGCTGGTCGGTCTCGATCGACCTGTCTCTGGGATCGCCGCGAAGCTGCTCGATTCGGCCGCCCCGCTCATCATTCCCGATGCTGACCTTGAGGCGTTCGAGGACCAGTATCTTCCCCGGTTCTTGGTGGCGCTGCCTTCGATCTCCCCCGACGGCAGTTTCGAGATGCCTGAGGCACCCCGGTCGCGGCTGCGCCTCACTGCCCGCTATGACGAGTGGCATACGCATCTTTCGTGGGCGTGGCATCACCCCGCGGGCCTCGCCCGCAATGCTGCCGCGGAGCGCGAGGTGCTGCAGGCCGTCGTGACCGCTGCGGGTGATCTGCTGCCCGAAATTTGGCCCGGGCAGGATCTGAGCGGGCCACCGCCGGCCTGCAAGTTGGGGCGGGCGCACAGTGTCCACTTCGTCACCGATCTGCTGCCTCAGCTGCGCGATCTTGACGGCGTCGAGATCCTCGAAGAGGCGGCTCCGCCCGAGTATCGCGCCGCCGAAATCGCACCGTTTGTCACCATTCGTCCCGAGGCCACCGGCGATTGGTTCGATCTGCACGTGACGATCGATATTGCGGGCGAAACGGTCGAGTTTGCTGAGCTCTTCACGGCCCTCGCGCTCAACGAGCCACTGTTTGTGTTGCCCAGCGGCACTTATTTCTCCCTGATGGCACCCGAGTTCGACAAGTTGCGAGAGATCCTCGACGAGGCCCGCGCGCTCACCGATGGCAGCACCGCGGCCTTCGCCCATGGGGTGCGCGTCAACCGCCACAATGTCGATCTGTGGGCCGAGCTGAGCGAACTCGGCATTGTGGCCGCGCAAGAGGCCGACTGGTGGCGGGCAATGAAGTCGCTCGCGCCCGGCACCGCGATCGCCCCCGTCGCCACTCCCCACGGAATCCACGCGACCCTGCGCGACTACCAAGAGCAGGGCCTCGCCTGGCTCCATTTTCTGCGCACCCACGGCCTCGGCGGCATCCTCGCCGACGATATGGGGCTGGGCAAGACGCTGCAGACCATTGCGATGATGGAAATTGCGCGCGAAGAGGATCCGGATCGCGCCCCGTTTCTCGTCGTTGCCCCCACGAGCGTCGTCAGTAATTGGGCGAGCGAGTGCGAGAAATTTGCGCCCGAGCTGCGCGTGGCCGTGATTGCGGGGATGGAAAGCAAGCGCGGGAAGCCGCTAGCCGAGGCCGTGGGTGACGCCCACGTCGTGCTCACGAGCTATGCCCTGTTTCGCGGTGAGGCTGAGGCTTATCGCGAGCTCGAATGGTCGGGGCTCATCCTTGATGAGGCCCAGCAGATTAAGAACCATGCCTCACATGGGCACCGCGCAGCCCGCACTCTGGGCGCTCCGTTCACGCTCGTGGTGACTGGAACTCCGCTCGAGAATAACCTGCTTGAACTGTGGTCGCTGGCGTCACTCGCGGCGCCTGGGCTGCTCGGTAATCGCACGAAGTTCACCGAGTTTTATCGCAACCCCATTGAGAAAGACCGCGATGCGGGCCGGCTTGCGCTGCTGCAGCGTCGCCTCGCCCCGTTCCTGCTGCGCAGAACTAAAGATCTGGTCGCCGCTGATCTACCGCCCAAGCAGGAGCAGGTGCTTGAGATCGAGCTGCACCCCAAGCATCGCAAGCAGTATGACCTGCGGTTTCAGCGCGAGCGGCAGAAAATTTTGGGGCTCGTGGGCGATATGGAGTCGAATCGGTTTCAGATCTTCTCGGCGCTCACCACGCTGCGGCAGCTCGCTCTCGACCCCGAGCTCGTCGGTGCGGGCAGTGCCCCGTCGGCGAAGCTTGATGCCCTCGTTGATCTGCTCACCGAGGCCGCCGACGAGGGGCACCGTGTGCTCGTGCTGAGCCAGTTCACGCGGTTCTTGGGGTCGGCCCGCGATCGCACCGAAGCGGCTGGCCTCGCCTCGTGTTATCTCGACGGCTCAACCACCAATCGGGGCGATGTGATCGCCGAGTTTCGCACCGGCGATGCTCCCGTCTTTTTCGTATCGCTCAAGGCCGGTGGCTTCGGCCTCAACCTGGTTGAGGCCGACTATGTGGTGTTGCTCGATCCGTGGTGGAACCCCGCGGTCGAGGCGCAGGCGATCGATCGCACCCACCGCATCGGGCAAGAGCGGCCCGTGTTCGTGTACCGCCTCGTGGCCGCCAACACGATTGAGCGCAAGGTGATCGCCCTGCGTGAGGCGAAGGCTGATCTCTTTAACCGCGTGCTCGACGGTGGCACGGGCGCCCCCAGCGGGCTTACCGCCGACGACATTCGCGACCTACTCGCGTAGCCGGGTCACGAGCCGTCCGGGTTGCGAATCATCGGAGCGCTAGCTGGCCGGGCGCCACAGCAGCGCACGCCGGCTGAGTCGCGAGCAAAACTTCAGCGTTTCAGCCAGATTCTTGTCATTTCCGCTTTACTTAGATACCCCCCGGGGGTATTGTTGGGAGCGTCGGGCCCCTCGTGTTCTCCACAGGAGCTTGAACGCAACCCAAATCTTGAGAAATACAGGGAGCATCATGAGCACCACCACCGAATTTCAGGTCACCGGCATGACCTGCGGCCACTGCGAGCAGGCCGTACGCGAAGAGCTTGGCGCC
It encodes:
- a CDS encoding DEAD/DEAH box helicase translates to MRQTETVNISSYALEIVKQVTPRLAVEEAMRYVARQQVELTRVVRSGKQLSAHVLISALSGEESVEISIFADNSIDYTCSCQVQHLCAHTAAGLLVLIAEHGTASSPRTPASTAEAVPSMPDVDRSRSRSLAGPGSGLSRLQRTQPHLPPPPPPLPAWQRELDRILPGAQRAAQTELCLFLTVLPADRSEHRRFAAPGLSLRPGVRGSRNKWIRGNARWSSLEHLGASRETTRAFLRLRRALELSGLYYWSEHDWIDVLEVAGADLWPALQDLHAAGIPIVSAGKAQHQVEFVPEMAQISGSIVRREHGLEITATLQLGDDQIDERTDDTFWWVGAPSTAFALVADAAGPTEHITLVGLDRPVSGIAAKLLDSAAPLIIPDADLEAFEDQYLPRFLVALPSISPDGSFEMPEAPRSRLRLTARYDEWHTHLSWAWHHPAGLARNAAAEREVLQAVVTAAGDLLPEIWPGQDLSGPPPACKLGRAHSVHFVTDLLPQLRDLDGVEILEEAAPPEYRAAEIAPFVTIRPEATGDWFDLHVTIDIAGETVEFAELFTALALNEPLFVLPSGTYFSLMAPEFDKLREILDEARALTDGSTAAFAHGVRVNRHNVDLWAELSELGIVAAQEADWWRAMKSLAPGTAIAPVATPHGIHATLRDYQEQGLAWLHFLRTHGLGGILADDMGLGKTLQTIAMMEIAREEDPDRAPFLVVAPTSVVSNWASECEKFAPELRVAVIAGMESKRGKPLAEAVGDAHVVLTSYALFRGEAEAYRELEWSGLILDEAQQIKNHASHGHRAARTLGAPFTLVVTGTPLENNLLELWSLASLAAPGLLGNRTKFTEFYRNPIEKDRDAGRLALLQRRLAPFLLRRTKDLVAADLPPKQEQVLEIELHPKHRKQYDLRFQRERQKILGLVGDMESNRFQIFSALTTLRQLALDPELVGAGSAPSAKLDALVDLLTEAADEGHRVLVLSQFTRFLGSARDRTEAAGLASCYLDGSTTNRGDVIAEFRTGDAPVFFVSLKAGGFGLNLVEADYVVLLDPWWNPAVEAQAIDRTHRIGQERPVFVYRLVAANTIERKVIALREAKADLFNRVLDGGTGAPSGLTADDIRDLLA
- a CDS encoding HNH endonuclease signature motif containing protein; its protein translation is MKFSLLEPPTELLAALDNVVSGIQAVRAQISSLQAAEALLLQAGSTIAEGIAQCIPHGVQSGRSLAKSQAMAYRMVHTDIGAAVHESDRTVAAKMERATDLITDYPGTYRALAAGRVSEGHVRAIVDAGVIITDAKRREKYEREALQLAEAETVGRVRPIVKELAERCAEVTIDERHERACAGRNVMVIDREDGMADLIAHLPAALAHGIKDKVDQLSHHIIANRNTETFGDTAGKGGAGGEAAAPEDGVSESGETRSPEIVDTRTTDQVRADLLCDMLLVSDPLKTMTTGTPMGGITARVQVIVPITRLTGTATGTATEEATGATTGTATEDTAGSDRGHPASLAGYGPIDTDTAKDLACATSSWEQVKVDAETGTIITVDTYRPSAELRRFLGARDQHCRFFGCRMPLRKCDIDHTIDAALGGATSSDNLGHICRRHHTLKHATPWEVIQDQNGVYTWTSPTGRKYEDIPESAVRFRPDPPGEGTGGPETPDGPSPDRPPGAGQSPSTEATEATEATEITEVAERPPVERVSAESVWGPGWDKPFVPRIGAKCMANDSTERDSTENYSTQSDSIKSHPSENDPADSPPDWCDDEPF